A single genomic interval of Streptomyces sp. NBC_00663 harbors:
- a CDS encoding IS5 family transposase (programmed frameshift) → MGRGTWSWIVPDGLWESAKPLIPPSRVRPQGGGTQDTPDETLFAAIIYVLVSGCAWRQLPPCFGISKSTAHRRFLIWSRAGVWGRLHEAVLHRLDDAGLIDVTRVVLDTAHVRAKKGGEHTGPSPVDRGKPGSKMHILSDANGLPLLVGISAGNTHDSEGLKPMIEGHQTRHDPHRGRHLKPQRLHADKAYDRSDLRRWLRWKRIGVRIPRKGIESSERLGRRRWVIERTMSWLSGYRRLSPRYERNPRNYLAFLGLAAALCCYKRLVRLTT, encoded by the exons ATGGGGCGGGGAACATGGAGCTGGATCGTGCCGGACGGGTTGTGGGAGAGCGCCAAGCCGTTGATCCCTCCGTCGCGGGTTCGGCCGCAGGGCGGCGGAACGCAGGACACGCCTGATGAAACGCTGTTCGCGGCGATCATTTACGTCCTGGTCAGCGGATGCGCCTGGCGTCAACTTCCGCCGTGCTTCGGCATATCGAAGTCGACCGCGCACCGCCGGTTCCTGATCTGGTCCCGGGCCGGTGTCTGGGGTCGCCTGCATGAAGCAGTGCTGCACCGGCTCGACGACGCCGGCCTCATCGACGTCACCCGCGTCGTCCTCGACACCGCCCACGTCAGGGCTA AAAAAGGGGGCGAACACACGGGTCCGAGCCCCGTGGACCGGGGCAAGCCGGGTTCCAAGATGCACATCCTGTCGGACGCGAACGGCCTGCCCCTCCTCGTCGGCATCTCGGCCGGCAACACCCACGACAGCGAAGGGCTGAAGCCCATGATCGAGGGTCACCAAACGAGACACGACCCCCACCGCGGCCGGCACCTCAAGCCTCAGCGGCTGCACGCGGACAAAGCCTATGACCGTTCCGACCTGCGCAGATGGCTCCGATGGAAGCGGATCGGAGTACGCATCCCCCGCAAAGGGATCGAGTCCAGCGAACGATTAGGGCGACGCCGCTGGGTCATCGAGCGCACGATGTCCTGGCTGTCCGGCTACCGCAGACTCAGCCCTCGCTACGAACGAAATCCCCGCAACTACCTGGCCTTTCTCGGCCTCGCCGCCGCCCTGTGCTGCTACAAGCGACTCGTCCGCCTCACCACGTAG
- a CDS encoding IS701 family transposase, which yields MDSHEVSRLRAALAVFVADVFASVPRTDQRAKGECYLRGLMLDGRRKSIQPMAERLPDGNMQALQQFVNQSPWDPLPVRQRIAERLSTVVRPEVWVIDDVSFPKCGKASVGVARQYCGAVGKRANCQVAVSVHAATDTASCPLEWQLYLPREWTDEPDRCRRAGVPEDVVHREKWRLALGLLDTLAKWQVEAPVVVADAGYGVSTPFRLGLQERGLSYVLALQGKEVAHPEDIEPHQPACGGLGPPTLPRYRTPPRALSILAAEAGAERFSEVTWRQGSKGAMTSRFTVLTVRPAGKLSLAAAQESSGGRSEWDGVLPTQTLLVEWPDGQDSPTDYWISNLPPDTPTADLVRWAKMRWRIEHDYRELKHGLGLDHFEGRTWRGWHHHVTLVTAAQAFLTLRRLDPKVEAPPRASTRPSTHSKTC from the coding sequence GTGGATTCACATGAAGTGAGCCGATTACGGGCGGCGTTGGCGGTGTTTGTGGCGGATGTCTTCGCCTCGGTGCCGCGTACGGATCAGCGGGCCAAGGGCGAGTGTTATCTACGAGGCCTGATGCTCGACGGTCGGCGCAAGTCGATCCAGCCGATGGCCGAGCGTCTGCCGGACGGGAACATGCAAGCCCTGCAGCAGTTCGTGAACCAGTCACCGTGGGATCCGCTGCCGGTCAGGCAGCGGATCGCCGAGCGGCTGTCCACAGTCGTCAGGCCCGAGGTGTGGGTGATTGACGATGTGTCGTTTCCCAAGTGCGGCAAGGCCTCGGTCGGGGTGGCCCGCCAGTACTGCGGAGCGGTCGGCAAGCGGGCGAACTGCCAGGTCGCAGTCAGTGTCCATGCCGCCACCGACACCGCCTCGTGCCCCTTGGAGTGGCAGTTGTATCTGCCGCGGGAATGGACGGACGAGCCCGACCGCTGCCGCAGGGCAGGCGTCCCCGAGGACGTGGTGCACCGGGAGAAGTGGCGTCTCGCGCTCGGCCTGCTGGACACACTCGCCAAGTGGCAGGTGGAGGCGCCGGTCGTGGTCGCCGACGCCGGCTACGGCGTCAGCACACCGTTCCGGCTCGGTCTCCAGGAGCGAGGGCTGTCCTATGTCCTGGCCCTGCAGGGGAAGGAAGTCGCTCATCCGGAGGATATCGAGCCGCACCAGCCCGCCTGTGGCGGGCTTGGGCCGCCCACCCTGCCCCGCTACCGCACCCCGCCGCGAGCCCTCTCCATCCTTGCGGCGGAGGCGGGTGCGGAGCGATTCTCCGAGGTGACCTGGCGGCAGGGCAGCAAGGGCGCGATGACCTCACGATTCACGGTGCTGACGGTGCGGCCCGCGGGCAAACTGTCCCTGGCCGCCGCTCAGGAATCGAGTGGGGGCCGCAGCGAGTGGGACGGTGTCCTGCCCACCCAGACCCTCCTGGTCGAATGGCCGGACGGCCAGGACAGCCCTACGGACTACTGGATATCGAACCTGCCGCCTGATACGCCGACCGCTGACCTGGTGCGGTGGGCGAAGATGCGCTGGCGGATCGAACATGACTACCGCGAGCTCAAACACGGCCTGGGGCTCGACCACTTCGAAGGCCGAACCTGGCGCGGCTGGCACCACCACGTCACCCTCGTCACCGCCGCGCAGGCATTCCTCACCCTCCGCAGGCTCGACCCAAAAGTCGAGGCACCTCCCCGAGCCTCTACCAGACCCTCGACGCACTCCAAGACCTGCTGA
- a CDS encoding TetR/AcrR family transcriptional regulator — protein sequence MAGKKQFDMDTVLDAAMIQFWRSGYADTSLDDLSRATGLNRSSIYSSLGDKDALFLRCLDRYATRYGDKFDAALSCAAEDPVAAVRAFFDVTLGRIADPAVPDGCLMAQSVMASPALSPSVAEHVKELFGLQRPRLRTALKAGGMSDENAEDFAVHVAAVNQSLAVMGRAGSSPEQLRAIVGVTVDALARALRPAG from the coding sequence ATGGCAGGCAAGAAACAGTTCGACATGGACACGGTGCTCGACGCCGCGATGATCCAGTTCTGGCGCTCCGGCTACGCCGACACCTCGCTCGACGACCTGTCCCGGGCAACCGGCCTGAACCGCAGCTCGATCTACTCCTCGCTCGGCGACAAGGACGCGCTCTTCCTTCGCTGCCTGGATCGCTACGCCACGCGCTACGGCGACAAGTTCGACGCCGCCCTATCGTGCGCGGCCGAGGACCCCGTTGCCGCCGTCCGTGCGTTCTTCGACGTCACCCTGGGTCGCATCGCCGACCCCGCCGTGCCCGACGGATGCCTTATGGCCCAGTCGGTCATGGCGAGTCCGGCGCTGAGCCCGAGCGTCGCAGAGCATGTCAAAGAGTTGTTCGGCCTACAGCGCCCGCGCCTGCGCACCGCGTTGAAGGCCGGCGGAATGTCCGACGAGAACGCCGAGGACTTCGCCGTACACGTAGCGGCCGTGAACCAGTCTCTCGCGGTGATGGGCAGGGCCGGGTCGAGCCCGGAGCAACTCCGGGCGATCGTCGGCGTGACCGTCGACGCGCTCGCGCGGGCGCTGAGACCGGCCGGATAG
- a CDS encoding ECF subfamily RNA polymerase sigma factor, BldN family encodes MSGLRSTAPRATPVPVGRGAHAIAARSWGVSNAEYTRTATARSLAADSDSARMMDLVKRAQAGEADAFGRLYDQYSDTVYRYIYYRVGGKATAEDLTSETFLRALRRIGTFTWHGRDFGAWLVTIARNLVADHFKSSRFRLEVTTGEMLDANEVERSQEDSVLESLSNAALLEAIRRLNPQQQECVTLRFLQGLSVAETARVMGKNEGAIKTLQYRAVRTLARLLSDDAP; translated from the coding sequence ATGTCCGGTCTGCGCTCCACCGCACCGCGCGCGACTCCGGTACCTGTTGGGCGCGGAGCGCACGCCATTGCAGCTCGCAGCTGGGGCGTCAGCAACGCCGAATACACCCGCACCGCCACCGCCCGCAGTCTGGCCGCGGACAGCGACAGCGCCCGGATGATGGACCTCGTGAAGCGCGCCCAGGCCGGCGAGGCCGACGCGTTCGGCCGCCTCTACGACCAGTACAGCGACACCGTCTACCGGTACATCTACTACCGGGTGGGAGGTAAGGCGACCGCCGAGGACCTCACCAGCGAGACATTCCTGCGCGCGCTGAGAAGGATCGGCACCTTCACCTGGCACGGCCGCGACTTCGGCGCCTGGCTCGTCACCATCGCCCGCAACCTCGTCGCCGACCACTTCAAGTCGAGCCGCTTCCGCCTGGAGGTCACCACCGGCGAGATGCTCGACGCCAACGAGGTCGAGCGCTCCCAGGAGGACTCCGTCCTGGAATCCCTCTCCAACGCTGCCCTCCTGGAGGCCATACGCCGGCTCAACCCGCAGCAGCAGGAGTGCGTCACGCTCCGCTTCCTGCAAGGCCTCTCGGTCGCCGAGACCGCTCGCGTGATGGGCAAGAACGAGGGCGCCATCAAGACCCTCCAGTACCGGGCCGTCCGCACCCTCGCCCGACTCCTCTCGGACGACGCACCATGA
- a CDS encoding RNA polymerase sigma factor, which yields MTAVQPPSGDDCTRPPPPGWNAFFRHHEPHLRRYLYGLGARDSLLDDAAQMTLMEAFSSWERLRDHPKQKAWLFTVARQRYAKVYKDHLRHGNLTDPALLEDVCQDDTTARSDRRLDLLATLRRHLSEQQREALILRHLLDLPYAEIAEVIGVRPSSARALVSRALARLSELQAKANNEEGGCT from the coding sequence GTGACGGCCGTACAACCTCCCTCGGGAGACGACTGCACCCGGCCGCCTCCACCAGGGTGGAACGCGTTCTTCAGGCACCACGAGCCACACCTGCGCCGATATCTGTATGGGCTGGGAGCACGTGACAGTCTCCTCGACGACGCGGCTCAGATGACGCTCATGGAAGCCTTCAGCTCCTGGGAGCGCCTCCGGGACCACCCCAAACAAAAGGCATGGCTGTTCACCGTCGCCCGACAGCGCTACGCCAAGGTCTACAAGGATCACCTGAGACACGGAAACTTGACCGACCCCGCTCTCCTCGAGGACGTCTGCCAGGACGACACGACAGCCAGATCCGACAGGCGGCTGGATCTCCTGGCCACGCTGCGCCGCCATCTTTCCGAGCAGCAGCGTGAGGCATTGATTCTGCGCCACTTGTTGGACCTTCCCTACGCCGAGATCGCCGAAGTCATAGGAGTGCGACCCAGCTCGGCGCGCGCCCTCGTCTCCCGCGCCTTGGCGCGCCTGTCCGAGCTGCAAGCCAAAGCGAACAACGAGGAAGGGGGATGCACATGA
- a CDS encoding peptidoglycan-binding protein — MTAFTIDMAGPFQPGTGATDLGGPNVGGHQPPHWYEQYGMDFGAPEGTLVRAAFDAHVTRYNPHDPAADTPKVYGAQIFMRAPNDMMGGYYTHIADVPAGLTVGSSVARGDPLGTVCRSGPTTTHLHWALVEIIGGAPGGQYQGTNLHQFFLGITGTDTVTSVTFPQDGSPPMPGGGAGHPRAFLLAGVGGIQEALTALGYDPGPIDGIDGPRTRAAVSAFQRDQGLAEDGQWGEHTHAAMVAALRAKGFLVDGD, encoded by the coding sequence ATGACCGCGTTCACCATCGACATGGCCGGCCCGTTCCAGCCGGGGACTGGTGCCACCGACCTCGGCGGGCCGAACGTCGGCGGCCATCAGCCACCGCACTGGTACGAGCAGTACGGTATGGACTTCGGTGCCCCAGAAGGCACCCTCGTCCGCGCGGCCTTCGACGCACATGTCACCCGGTACAACCCGCACGACCCGGCCGCGGACACGCCCAAGGTGTACGGCGCCCAGATCTTCATGCGGGCCCCCAACGACATGATGGGCGGCTACTACACCCACATCGCCGATGTGCCGGCCGGACTCACGGTCGGCTCCTCGGTCGCCAGAGGCGATCCGCTGGGCACCGTCTGCCGCAGCGGCCCGACCACAACTCATCTCCATTGGGCCCTCGTCGAGATCATCGGCGGAGCACCGGGCGGGCAGTACCAGGGGACCAACCTCCATCAGTTCTTCCTCGGCATCACCGGCACGGACACCGTGACCTCGGTGACCTTCCCGCAGGACGGATCACCGCCCATGCCCGGCGGTGGCGCCGGGCACCCGAGGGCGTTCCTTCTGGCCGGTGTCGGCGGTATCCAGGAAGCCTTGACCGCGCTCGGCTACGATCCCGGCCCGATCGACGGCATCGACGGCCCCCGCACCCGGGCCGCGGTGAGCGCCTTCCAGCGGGATCAGGGGCTTGCGGAGGACGGGCAGTGGGGCGAGCACACGCATGCCGCGATGGTGGCGGCGCTGCGGGCCAAAGGGTTCCTGGTGGATGGGGACTGA
- a CDS encoding ADP-ribosylglycohydrolase family protein encodes MKRIQRAAGAVVGSAVGDALGGPFEFGPQGAFSARFPAPGAGGEMCGGGGWDPGEATDDTQMAVLVAESLLEQGGLDLPDIFARFQRWAASDPKDIGLQTEDVLTNGMPWDLAAAIHFQVNQRAAGNGSLMRASTSAVHFAAAGQEATMDAARHIAALTHGDRAAWEGTAIFHELIRVTFEETDPLTALPDILAHAHPDHRSRYATVLSPDWHPDQATEFNGAVWPCLGSAVWALRTTTSFEDAIRAAIDLGGDTDTVAAVTGGLAGAYYGLDAIPARWTQPLHVPLPGFDGRVLHLADLLHLAHHLGG; translated from the coding sequence ATGAAGCGGATTCAGCGGGCCGCTGGCGCGGTCGTCGGCTCAGCGGTGGGTGACGCCCTGGGCGGCCCCTTCGAGTTCGGTCCCCAGGGAGCGTTCTCCGCGCGGTTTCCCGCGCCTGGCGCCGGTGGCGAGATGTGCGGAGGCGGTGGCTGGGACCCCGGCGAGGCCACTGACGACACGCAGATGGCCGTCCTGGTCGCGGAGTCGCTGCTGGAGCAGGGCGGACTGGATCTTCCGGACATCTTCGCCCGCTTCCAGCGGTGGGCAGCATCAGACCCCAAGGACATCGGCCTGCAGACCGAAGACGTCCTGACCAACGGCATGCCCTGGGACCTCGCCGCCGCGATCCATTTCCAGGTCAACCAACGAGCGGCCGGGAACGGCTCCTTGATGCGGGCATCGACCTCCGCAGTCCACTTCGCGGCCGCCGGCCAAGAAGCCACCATGGACGCCGCGCGCCACATCGCTGCTCTCACCCACGGTGACCGCGCGGCCTGGGAAGGAACCGCGATCTTCCACGAACTCATCCGCGTCACGTTCGAGGAAACCGACCCCCTCACCGCGCTCCCGGACATCCTGGCCCATGCCCACCCCGACCACCGCAGCCGCTACGCCACCGTCCTCTCGCCCGACTGGCACCCAGATCAGGCAACCGAGTTCAACGGTGCCGTCTGGCCCTGCCTGGGCTCCGCGGTCTGGGCCCTGCGCACCACCACCAGCTTCGAAGACGCGATACGCGCGGCAATCGACCTCGGCGGCGACACGGACACCGTCGCCGCGGTCACCGGAGGCCTCGCGGGGGCGTACTACGGGCTGGACGCAATCCCCGCCCGCTGGACCCAGCCACTCCATGTCCCCCTCCCAGGCTTCGACGGACGGGTACTGCACCTAGCAGATCTGCTCCACCTTGCACACCACCTCGGAGGCTGA
- a CDS encoding peptidoglycan-binding domain-containing protein, with protein sequence MAPLSSARFRGDPVLERIRAADTTAYLSYGHQGEHVSTVQFALIDLGYEIPDGATGNFVDQTAAAVKLFQESHELDNDMIVGRDTLSALDDAWALPFADRREWLSWQERPIPEFNFTRKNELDRQTLGSLYSFSPEGAPLPLEYQDGLLLGIEGLLNPRGSPDGIYTPPASWGASPLDLFHCHLVLAKNPPPAPAWDTARSLANVVRSRANDLQVRAEMAGPVGTRPWTEAYRAYLLATPEDGTRSFREAYVDVLNEVLTTGHATGQHVWMLWHTFEEDRFRPADVPMDSPRRQWWNAVAPYPTDLTHTPFATTTADVQANTVQIIDLHFFIDRQYVITVLGPTNSEAGAIVHLETDRIDAAAAGLPYP encoded by the coding sequence ATGGCGCCGCTGTCATCCGCGCGGTTCCGCGGCGATCCCGTTCTTGAACGCATCCGTGCGGCGGACACGACTGCCTACCTGAGCTACGGCCACCAGGGCGAGCATGTCAGCACGGTGCAGTTCGCCCTGATCGATCTGGGCTATGAGATTCCCGACGGAGCAACCGGAAACTTCGTGGACCAGACCGCCGCTGCCGTGAAGTTGTTCCAGGAGAGCCATGAGCTGGACAACGACATGATCGTCGGCCGTGACACGCTCTCCGCCCTCGACGACGCATGGGCCCTCCCCTTCGCCGATCGCAGGGAATGGCTCTCCTGGCAGGAAAGGCCGATCCCCGAGTTCAACTTCACGCGCAAGAACGAACTCGACAGGCAGACGCTGGGCAGTCTCTACTCGTTCAGCCCGGAGGGCGCACCGCTGCCGCTGGAGTACCAGGACGGACTGCTGCTCGGAATCGAGGGGTTGCTCAACCCCCGCGGCTCGCCGGACGGCATCTACACACCTCCCGCTTCGTGGGGCGCGAGCCCTCTCGACCTGTTCCACTGTCACCTGGTGCTGGCCAAGAACCCGCCGCCGGCGCCCGCCTGGGATACGGCCCGAAGCCTGGCCAACGTCGTGCGCAGTCGCGCGAACGATCTACAGGTCAGGGCCGAAATGGCGGGACCCGTCGGGACGCGTCCCTGGACCGAGGCCTACCGGGCGTACTTGCTGGCCACCCCGGAAGACGGCACCAGGAGCTTCCGGGAAGCCTACGTCGACGTACTCAATGAGGTGCTCACCACCGGCCATGCGACGGGCCAGCACGTCTGGATGCTGTGGCACACCTTCGAAGAAGACCGGTTCCGTCCGGCCGATGTCCCCATGGACAGCCCACGCCGCCAATGGTGGAACGCCGTCGCCCCCTATCCGACGGATCTGACGCACACCCCGTTCGCCACCACCACGGCCGATGTGCAGGCCAACACGGTGCAGATCATCGACCTGCACTTCTTCATCGACCGCCAGTACGTCATCACGGTCCTGGGTCCCACGAACAGCGAGGCAGGAGCGATCGTGCACCTGGAAACAGACCGCATCGACGCCGCCGCGGCCGGGCTGCCCTATCCGTGA
- a CDS encoding IS5 family transposase, whose amino-acid sequence MQPAATLAGRRSRTKPAEDKRQAENLSDKAWAAVRSPVEHAFAYLKNWRLLSKGLHGSEVGRLRWRGPAGADEPGSRPLTDGRLSGLQLRICQRLPAPTHTRPTDVRFSPRTVLHAGAVDGHVFRLWRRSCDTTHLNWAYTECAVQGAWAVAAAFRPFLSDHLIVGLCVSLTDAQWARIEPLLPDRRPKRGGRWRDHRQVIDPIAFKYRTGTPWMDLPEHFGSWKGARNRLRMWAADGTWEKVFTALLAQADTEGDLDWVIAVDSTIVRAHQHAPGARQKGPRPASRPTMPSDCVGVQVNVALARFP is encoded by the coding sequence ATGCAGCCGGCAGCAACCTTGGCGGGCCGCAGGAGTCGCACCAAGCCCGCCGAGGATAAACGTCAAGCGGAGAATCTGTCCGACAAGGCATGGGCCGCGGTGCGGTCCCCGGTCGAGCACGCCTTCGCCTATCTGAAGAATTGGCGTCTCCTCAGTAAGGGCCTGCACGGATCCGAGGTGGGGCGACTGCGCTGGAGAGGCCCTGCTGGTGCTGACGAACCGGGAAGTCGCCCGCTGACGGATGGCCGTCTCAGTGGACTACAGCTCCGGATCTGCCAGAGGCTCCCGGCGCCTACGCACACCAGACCGACTGACGTGCGGTTTTCACCACGCACCGTGCTTCATGCTGGAGCTGTCGACGGTCATGTATTTCGGCTCTGGCGAAGATCTTGTGATACCACTCACCTGAACTGGGCATATACCGAGTGTGCGGTTCAGGGGGCTTGGGCGGTTGCTGCCGCATTTAGGCCGTTTCTTTCAGATCATCTGATCGTTGGTTTATGTGTGTCGTTGACTGACGCGCAGTGGGCACGCATCGAGCCGCTGCTGCCGGACCGGAGGCCGAAGCGGGGAGGGCGGTGGCGTGATCACCGACAGGTGATCGACCCGATCGCGTTCAAGTACCGCACTGGGACGCCGTGGATGGACCTGCCCGAGCATTTCGGATCGTGGAAGGGCGCCCGCAACCGGCTTCGAATGTGGGCCGCCGACGGCACCTGGGAGAAGGTCTTCACCGCCCTGCTCGCTCAAGCGGATACCGAAGGCGACCTGGACTGGGTCATCGCAGTCGACTCCACGATCGTGCGGGCGCACCAGCACGCCCCCGGGGCCCGTCAAAAGGGGCCCCGGCCGGCGAGCCGGCCGACCATGCCCTCGGACTGTGTCGGCGTACAAGTGAACGTGGCCCTGGCAAGATTTCCGTGA
- a CDS encoding alpha/beta fold hydrolase: MTTPVPAHDLPLHDLAGFTHRWVDADGVGLHAVEGGRTDGPAVVLLAGFPQTWWAWRKVMPALADRFRVIAIDQPGQGNSEHPELSYDAHTVAAHIQAAVDALGVSDYWLAGHDIGAWVAFSLALNHESRLHGVALLDAGIPGITMPEAIPLDPTVAFKTWHFAFHVVPDLPETLIAGREREYISWFLKTKSLAPDAFEEAELDHYGAALAVDGGLRAGLAYYRDAAESARKNRAALEQRRLTAPVLAISSSHGSIPDMAASISPWADNVRGIIVPDAGHYIPEEQPEAVAAALTDFFSGR; the protein is encoded by the coding sequence ATGACCACCCCCGTCCCCGCTCACGACCTGCCCCTGCACGACCTGGCCGGGTTCACGCACCGCTGGGTCGACGCCGACGGCGTCGGCCTGCACGCCGTCGAAGGCGGCCGGACGGACGGACCGGCCGTCGTCCTGCTCGCCGGGTTCCCGCAGACCTGGTGGGCCTGGCGAAAGGTCATGCCCGCCCTCGCCGATCGGTTCCGGGTCATAGCGATTGACCAGCCGGGCCAAGGCAATTCCGAGCATCCGGAGCTCAGCTACGACGCGCACACGGTTGCCGCGCACATCCAGGCCGCCGTGGATGCTCTCGGCGTGTCGGACTACTGGCTCGCCGGGCACGACATCGGTGCCTGGGTCGCCTTCTCCCTCGCCCTGAACCACGAGAGCCGACTGCACGGGGTCGCGCTGCTCGACGCCGGAATTCCCGGCATCACCATGCCGGAAGCGATCCCCCTCGACCCGACTGTGGCGTTCAAGACCTGGCACTTCGCGTTCCACGTGGTGCCCGACCTTCCCGAGACGCTGATAGCCGGCCGCGAGCGGGAGTACATCAGCTGGTTCCTGAAGACCAAGTCCCTCGCGCCCGACGCGTTCGAGGAAGCAGAGCTCGACCACTACGGCGCGGCCCTCGCCGTCGATGGCGGCCTGCGCGCCGGCCTCGCCTACTACCGCGACGCCGCCGAGTCCGCCCGCAAGAACCGCGCGGCACTCGAGCAACGGCGACTGACCGCACCCGTCCTCGCAATCTCCAGCAGCCACGGCTCGATCCCGGACATGGCGGCCTCCATCAGCCCGTGGGCCGACAACGTGAGGGGCATCATCGTGCCCGACGCCGGTCACTACATCCCTGAGGAGCAGCCCGAGGCCGTCGCCGCCGCCCTCACCGACTTCTTCAGCGGCCGTTAG
- a CDS encoding ankyrin repeat domain-containing protein, whose product MENIWTPAHQAVEDEDAEALAQLLAKGVDPDEVCGSMTLLTHAIDAEGDGALQSGCPLTVHTTAVLLAFGADPQLPGFDGRTPMDVAVHYGHDLAVKLLERHISGSDGAGR is encoded by the coding sequence GTGGAGAACATCTGGACACCGGCCCACCAGGCGGTGGAGGACGAGGACGCAGAGGCTCTGGCGCAGCTGCTGGCCAAGGGCGTCGACCCCGATGAGGTATGCGGCAGCATGACGCTCCTGACGCATGCCATTGACGCGGAAGGCGATGGCGCCTTGCAGAGCGGCTGTCCGCTGACCGTGCATACCACCGCAGTACTCCTGGCCTTCGGCGCTGACCCACAGCTCCCGGGGTTCGACGGGCGAACGCCCATGGACGTCGCCGTTCACTACGGCCATGACCTGGCAGTCAAGCTGTTGGAGCGGCACATCAGCGGGTCAGACGGCGCAGGCAGATGA
- a CDS encoding transposase family protein encodes MSPHLDVLRVERVWSSGGVVRIAARTRKLTVVCPDCRCGPARVHSRYSRTLADVAAGGRPVLISLMVRRLFCDRADCGRRTFAEQVEGLTVRYQRRSPLLQHLVEMAGVLLAGRGGARLLRILKTPLSRTSVLFQLMRMGLPSAATPRVLGVDDFALYADVYGTLLVDGDRRLPIEVWAGRDAEQLASWLRAHPGVEMVCRDGSLVYRQGITEGPRTRSRSATVFTCRRGCRSGSRTSPRPTATA; translated from the coding sequence GTGTCGCCGCACCTGGATGTGCTGCGGGTGGAACGGGTGTGGTCGTCGGGTGGTGTGGTTCGTATCGCTGCCCGTACCCGCAAGTTGACGGTGGTGTGTCCGGACTGCCGGTGCGGGCCGGCGCGGGTGCACAGCCGGTATTCCCGCACGCTGGCCGATGTCGCTGCCGGGGGCCGCCCGGTGCTGATCAGTCTGATGGTGCGGCGGTTGTTCTGTGACCGTGCGGACTGCGGTCGGCGGACGTTTGCCGAGCAGGTGGAGGGGCTGACGGTGCGCTATCAGCGTCGCAGTCCGCTGCTGCAGCATTTGGTCGAGATGGCCGGGGTGCTGCTCGCCGGCCGTGGCGGGGCCCGGCTGCTGCGCATCTTGAAGACGCCGTTGTCGCGGACGAGTGTGCTGTTCCAGTTGATGCGCATGGGACTGCCGTCGGCCGCGACACCGCGGGTGCTGGGCGTGGATGACTTCGCGTTGTACGCGGACGTCTACGGCACGCTGCTCGTGGATGGCGACAGACGGCTGCCGATCGAGGTGTGGGCCGGGCGCGATGCCGAGCAGCTGGCCTCCTGGCTGCGTGCGCATCCCGGCGTCGAGATGGTGTGCCGGGACGGTTCGCTGGTCTACCGGCAGGGCATCACCGAGGGGCCCCGGACGCGGTCCAGGTCAGCGACCGTTTTCACCTGTCGCAGGGGCTGTCGAAGCGGGTCTCGGACATCGCCGCGGCCCACCGCGACTGCCTGA